A genome region from Nycticebus coucang isolate mNycCou1 chromosome 4, mNycCou1.pri, whole genome shotgun sequence includes the following:
- the LRATD1 gene encoding protein LRATD1, which yields MGNQLDRITHLNYSELPTGDPSGIEKDELRVGVAYFFSDEEEDLDERGQPDKFGVKAPPGCNPCPESPGRHHHHLLHQLVLNETQFSAFRGQECIFSKVSGGPQGADLSVSAVSALPALCEPGDLLELLWLQPAPEPPAPAPHWAVYVGGGQIIHLHQGEIRQDSLYEAGAANVGRVVNSWYRYRPLLAELVVQNACGHLGLKSDEICWTNSESFAAWCRFGKREFKAGGEVPAGTQPPQQQYYLKVHLAENKVHTARFHSLEDLIREKRRIDASGRLRVLQELADLVDDKE from the coding sequence ATGGGCAACCAACTGGACCGCATCACTCACCTCAACTACAGCGAGCTGCCCACCGGGGACCCGTCGGGAATCGAGAAGGACGAGCTCAGAGTCGGGGTCGCCTACTTCTTCTCAGATGAGGAAGAGGACCTGGACGAGCGCGGGCAGCCAGACAAGTTTGGCGTGAAGGCCCCCCCGGGCTGCAACCCCTGCCCAGAGAGCCCcggccgccaccaccaccacctgctgCACCAGCTGGTCCTCAACGAGACTCAGTTCTCCGCCTTCCGAGGCCAGGAATGCATCTTTTCCAAAGTGAGCGGCGGCCCTCAGGGCGCGGACCTGAGCGTCTCCGCGGTCTCGGCGCTGCCCGCGCTCTGCGAGCCGGGCGACCTGCTGGAGCTGCTGTGGCTGCAGCCCGCGCCAGAGCCGCCCGCGCCCGCCCCGCACTGGGCTGTCTACGTGGGCGGCGGGCAGATCATCCACCTGCACCAAGGCGAGATCCGCCAGGACAGCCTGTACGAGGCGGGCGCGGCCAACGTGGGCCGGGTGGTGAATAGCTGGTACCGCTACCGCCCGCTGCTGGCCGAGCTGGTGGTGCAGAACGCCTGCGGTCACCTGGGCCTCAAGAGCGACGAGATCTGCTGGACGAACTCGGAGAGCTTCGCTGCCTGGTGCCGCTTCGGCAAGCGGGAGTTCAAGGCGGGCGGGGAGGTGCCGGCTGGCACGCAGCCGCCTCAGCAGCAGTACTATCTCAAGGTGCACCTGGCGGAGAACAAAGTCCACACGGCCAGGTTTCACAGCCTGGAAGACCTCATCCGCGAGAAGCGCCGCATCGACGCCAGCGGCCGTCTGCGAGTGCTGCAGGAGCTCGCTGACCTCGTGGACGACAAGGAGTAG